The genomic DNA ATATGTCATACTGTTACCACGGTGACTGGTGGGAAATTAAAATCTCTGTGTTGTTTATATTTCACggccaaaaacaaaaaaatggctGATCAAAATCATTTTGAGAGGAAAATAAAGTCTAATTTTCTAATATTAATATCATCTCGATTTAGTGTGTAACTAATCTAATTCGAACTGGCGCAGcgcatttttgcttttttcacctTTTAACGATCTTTATTCTgagaaaatatttgtattttcagaGATTTGTTTCCTTTCGGTCTCTAGAAATGCCTTCAGAGTGAGAGCTCGTACCTCTAACCACTCTCTGACAAAAGCTTCAGCTCAGTTAGCAGCCCGAGCTAATccggctaacagctaacagctaacggcTAGCTAGTGGAGCTATGATGGCGGAGCTGGTGCAGGGACAGGCCTCGATGAACCAGCCGGGGCTGAAGTCAGACGGCCTAGCCGATGTTTTACAGAGGGCCCGGCAGGTAACAACTCCACGGGGGTTCAGCACACAGTCGTTCCGGGCCGAACTGGGTCGTTTAGATCGAGCCAAAGCACTTTTATTCGAATTCGCCCGTGTTGTGCTGCTACTGCTCCTAACTTATGCGCTCcgtcaacacacactcactcagacacacagtaGCATGCTAACTAGCTCGGAAAGCAGTTCGGAGTTGGAATTATGGCCGGCTTTGCACACTTTGTCCGAGCCGACACGCTCCGGGAGTTAGTTTGGGGGGAGTTTGCGGAGCTGTCACACGGAGGGGAACGCAGTGGGACCGGGGGGGGAGCGGGACAGAAGTTTGGCCACACGTGTCACTGAGGCAGACAACCTGTTGGGCTGCGAGACAGAAAAACGGCCGAAAAGCAGCGAGGACGAGAACAAGTCACCACTTTTTACTTTGCTTTAACGACCCCCGAAGTGTCCCGAACGGGCCGGGATTAGAGCACTGAAATCAGGGTGGTCACACTGTGTTAAAGCATCCGCTTTCCAGCACTTAATATGAGAGTCggacccccaccccaccccccccgtACAGGCTGCTGTTTACTGTAAGTTGGTTAGAAACTAGGCTGGCGTTATGCAACAGCCTCAGACCATATACAGCCGGGTGGAGGTGTGTCTGCAGCCTatagacagacaggcaggtggtGGGACAGACAGGCGGGACGTTGAACCACCtcagagtgtttctgtgtgttcacacactCTGCGATAAAGTGGATTCACCTGTGGGGTGAAGTTTGCTTCGTGCAGGTGTTTAAGTCTCAGAGGTGTTTGTTTAAAGTCACATGTGCCTGAATCTGAGGCCGGTTCAGCACAGGTACATCCACCTGGACACGTCAACGCCAGCCCACAGAGGTCATCGAGGTTACGCTGCTAACGTCCACCATGTCTGCGTTTGAGTTTAATCCATGAACATTCAGCGTTTCGGTCGGTCGTCTCAGTCCGCGTGCTGACACGACACAGGACGTGACGTGAGAGAGAcaatccaggaagtccagtctgagcagccaatcaggtcCATCCTGAACTGAAGGCGGTCTGAACCTGTCCCATTGAGAGAGGTCCAGTCTGAATGTGGAGTCAGGgtgtggttagcctagcttagcacaaagactagaagcggggggaaacagctagcctggctctgtccaaagctccCTGCACGCTGACCGTCCTCAGACTCATCACACCGTGTGCTTCTGGTCATCTTGTACTTTGTGTCGACTCCACTAAACTTCCTTCTGCAACATGTGAAACGCTCCAGTTACATGAAAACAAGTTTATACTGCAGTTAACAGATCATgtgacagcagccatgttggGAAACCAGATCCCCAACAGCTCAAACTGCACACAGACGACCAATTGCTGATCAGACAGAGGTCATCCGATCGGGTCATTGATCGATCCGTCGTCAGACTTCAGCCAGAGTTTGATCATCTGCACGCATGTTCGTTCACGTGGTGCATCCTGTAGTtcaatgtgaaaacacacagacgtgtTAGAACCAGCGTTTGTGGTTTTCAGGAGTCACTGCGACTGTTTCTGGTTGATGCGCCGAGCGTCCGCCGCCCTGTGCAGCGCCGCCACGCTCGACGGCGAGCTCAGGTTTGGTCTGAACGGGCACGACCTCCGTGATTGTTCGTGTTTGTGCATCTCATGTCTGCATGTTTCTGAATTTGTGTCATATTTTGTGTCTCGTGCTGTTTGTAACTCAGTGTTAATCTCAGCGACGCTCTCCTGCTTCGATACACATCCAAGTAAATCAAAGCAGACAGATATGTGCTAGCTAAGCTAGTGGGGCTAGCCGTGGCTACATATTAGCCTCGAACGGCCAACAACAGTTTGAGGGACATTTTGAAGTAATGGACAAACTAATCAGCAACAAGTTGGACAATTGTTTCCGTCCTTTAGTTACAGCCTCCAGCCATTGACGTGCTGTCAAAGCctcatgggagttgtagttgTTGAAGGCTAACAGAGGGATGTCTCAGTCTTCGTCTCCAGTCCTTTCACATCGATTCCATAAAGTCTGACCTGATCCTCGCCTTCGCCTGAGCGTTACTTGAACGTGAATCTGACAGCTGTAGAGCCTGACTCCACTTGTTTTCTTCAGCTACTCGATCTGAACGCTGAAGGTTTCAGCTTCAATTATTGAAAAGAATGAAAGTTAAACGGGGAGAATTTGACTCCTGTGATTGAAGTGATGAGCGCTGAGGACATGTGATGTTCAGCTGCAGGTCTCACGATGTCTGAATATGGACAGAAAACCTCACGACACGTTTCACCTCTCAGACACGCCAACCAATGATGGCTGGTGTTGACACAGACTCATGACACCacctgaagagcagcagcaggagcagtcGGATCTGCAGTGAAGTcgtagctttagctttagctccTGCTTTAGCTCCAGCTTTAGCTCCTGCTTTAGCTCCAGCTTTAGCTCCTGCTTTAGCTTCAGCTTTCTTGTGCTCATGAGAACTCGTTGTGTGACGCTGATGAAGTTTTTGGGCCTCGCAGCTTCATTTTGTGCAGATATTTTGACGTTGCAGACGGTTGGACACGTTGTGATGTTGGACACAATGTGCTTTGACTGCAGTGACTCACCTGCACTCGGGCTGCCGCTAAcgatcattttcattattgattgatCAAGTGATTGGTTTTTGATCAGCCATTTGGTCTATGAAAAACATCACAGTGTACAGTGATGAGAGGAGACATTGGGATCTGGTCCAGCTCAGCAGGTGATCAATTGATCATACGTTCACTTCAGCCAGAGTGACAGGTAACAGGTGTCAGCTGTTGATGTCCTGTTACTGTGGAGAAACTGGGAGCGCTTGGTTTGATGCAGAGGATCTCCCCGCTGAACCATCACGCAACCCTGAAGTCCAACTGTTGAAACAATGCCATCAGAGTGAGGTGTGAGCAGGTGTGAGCAGGTGTGAGCAGGTGTGAGCAGGTGTGagcaggtgtgaacaggtgtgaacaggtgtgaacaggtgtgagcAGGTTTGAGCAGGTGTGAGCAGGTGTGAACAGGTTTGAGCAGGTTTGAGCAGGTGTGagcaggtgtgaacaggtgtgaacaggtgtgagcAGGTGTGAGCAGGTGCGAACAGGTGAAGACACTCGTGGTTACCTGTGTGTGGGCTGTCAAACAATTGAGCACCTTGACTGCGTGGCAGCTGAGGTCACAGTTGGTGAATACGTGTACGATGGCGAGCTGCAGCCTTCGTGTTGCGGCCTCGTTGCTGGTCGGTCGTACGTTTGTCTGATTCTTGGCGTTTGAACTTCAGGCCGCAGCAGATTTCgtctgatgttttcttctttggctAAACAGTCATATTGATCCATTTTAAAGGTCGTGTTGAAGATGGATCAGGGGCGACGTGTTAGCATGAGTCCATTAATGGTAAACACTGAGACAAGCAGCCTGTTgtcgttcatgtgttcatcactggCTTCACCTCTGCAGGTTAACCCTCACGATGTCTTCGTTTCATGTTGCCACTGCTCCCGTTCGCGTCCTGAAGGCTTTCTTTGACACCTCGCCATCAACATCATTGATGGCGAAATTCTGCACCTCTGCGGGACTTGTCCAGCCAGATgtttgtcagctctcacatccAGATGttacagctgtttttcttctgtctcagaTGGTGGGAAAGATGGGAGGAGAAGCCATGTCCCACCTCAACAGCTCCTCAGGAAGCGTCGAGCCCTCGCTGTACTACCCCGGCCAGAAACGACCAGGCGAGGACGGAGGTGAGGACGGGGGGTGGGCTTCAGTCTCTGGACTAAGATGAACTCACTTTATGTATCCAGTCAACAGCAGTGAAACCAGAGTTTTTGTGTCCTGgaagcaacaaaacaacaagactgctgaacacacaaactTTGTGATAACTCAGCCGGTTCTACCCAACTGAGAACCGTTAGCCTGAGCTAGAACCCTCCACCTGATCCAGAACCGCTACCTGACACAGAGCCTCTTCACCTGAGCCTTCCATTTAACGGGGAACCTTTAGCCCGAGCTCCATCTCGCATCTGTCACGTAGAACTGTTTGACCTCAGCTAGAACCTCGTCTTACCTGAGCAGAACCTTGTCAGTCCAGCTAAGAACTGCAGCGTCCAGGTGTTTAAGAATTACTCagcctttgtttttcatctttagTTGTTCTGATATGTTTGTCAGGTGTTACAGCTTTACCTCTTCAGGAGGAACCAATGGGCTCAGTGCTGAGAGACGCATCATTGGTTGTTTTTACGGGATTTGTCGACGGTCTGAAAACGTCGTCTGTCAGGTCGCTCGTACTGCAGCAAAGTCCTCCATGTCTAATCtgtgcctctgtctctcagtaGGTAACCAGCTAGCAGCCATGGGCCATCAAAGGTACGAGCAGCAGTTCAtattgatcacacacacacacacacacacacacacacacacacacacacacacacacacgcacacacacacacacagcggggGGCAAAGATAATGACGTGTGTTCAGCATCATAGTCTTGTTTGCAAATACACATCAGTGTGAGACAGTAGATAAGTGTTTATAGATCCGTCTCCTGCAGTCATCATCATAAACATAATCACTTattgacacacgcacacacacacacacacacacacacacacacacacacacacattgtggtTGTGGGTTTTCTGTGTGACCAggatgttaatgtgtgtgtgtgtgtgtgtgtgtgtgtgtgtgtgtgtgtgtgtgtgtgtgtgtgtgtgtgtgtgtgtgtgtgtgtgtgtgtgtgtgtgtgtgtgtgtgtgtgtgtgttgcagcagggTAATCACAGAGGATTACAAGGTCCCCGACAGGATGGTTGGCTTCAGTGAgtatgacctctgacctttccgtacttcctgctgctcaggtGTCTGAAGGCTCCATCGTCCAATCAGACTTTAGCTGTTGAGAGCAGCTGATCTGAAGTCTGGACCAGTTACGCTCCAGTCTGGTTCTCAGTGTATCTTTTTGATGTGTAGGTCCGAGTATTTGTTTAATGCAGAACCTGATGTAGAACCGTTTCACCTGTTCCAGAACTGGTCACCTTTAATCTGATGTAACACCTTTAACCTGGTCAGGGACAGTTTACCTGATCGAGGACCTTGAATCTGGACTCCAACCGTAGCCTGAGCAGGAAGTTTTCCACCTGGTGTAGAACCTtcatgcagagctgcagcttttcACCTGACTGAGAACCTTTTCAGATGACCAGCAATCATCAACGTAACCGAGAACCATTCATCTGAGCCGGAGTCTTACCAGCAGTGCTAGAACCTCAAACTTGGCCTGTCTTTGATTTTTATCCTGAGCTAGAATCTCGTCAGTTGACCAAGAACCTTTCTTCACCTGAGCTAGAACATTCTCACTGAAGGTGGAATGATTGTACCCAGTTTGGAACCCTTCCAACGAACCCAGACCCTCCATCTTCACATAGAGCCTCATCATTCTGCCTAGAACCTCTCCAGTCACCCACAGTCTTCAACCTGACCTAGAACCGTTATGTCACATAGAACCTGACCTTTTAACATCCATTCATCTAACCGGAACCCTTCTACTTGATCCGGAACCTTCTGCTGTGCAGAGATCCTCAAACCGTCCACCTGAGCCTGATTCTGAGCATGTGATCCATGACATTGATGAGAAGACAGTCAGCAGGTGTTCTGAGCGTGTGTTTGCTGCCAAGATGTCATAGAAAcactcatttctctcctcctccagttaTTGGACGAGGAGGTGAACAGATCACCAGGATCCAGCTGGAGTCCGGCTGCAAGATCCAGATCGCTGCCGGTGAGACCGCCGACTGTCCGTGCAGTCGTTCTCCTGCAGACACGCTGTTTACCGCGTTCTCCATGTTTTTCTGTAGTGATGTTCATCATgtaacatgcatgtgtgtgtttgtgtgtgtgtgcagacagcgGAGGTCTCATGGAGCGGCCATGTTCCCTGACTGGAACTCCAGAGAGCATTGAGTGAGTTTCTGAAcatccacctgcagctctgatgatgtcatctccacctgctgctcacgtgtgtgtgtgtgtgtgtgtgtgtgtgtgtgtgtgtgtgtgtgtgtgtgtgtgtgtgtgcgtgcgtgcgtgcgtgcgtgcgtgcgtgcgtgcgtgcgtgcgtgcgtgcgtgcgtgcgtgcgtgcgtgcgtgcgtgtgtgttcacaggCAAGCGAAGCGACTGCTGGTCCAGATTGTGGATCGCTGTAGAAACGGTCCGGGTTTCCACGGCGACGGGGAAGGCGGTGCTTCGGTGCAGGAGATGCTGATCCCGGCCAGTAAGGTGGGGCTGGTGATTGGCCGAGGCGGGGACaccatcaaacagctgcaggtagGGTGGTaacagtgtgtgttggagagctcacctgctgctgggCGTTAACCTCCTGACGGGTCCGCCCCTCTAACACTCCAACACTTCCTGTCGTTGTGCGTCAGGAGAGAGCAGgggtgaagatgatgatgatccaGGACGGGCCGATGCCGACGGGAGCCGACAAACCTCTCCGCATCTCTGGAGACCCCTACAAAGTGCAGGTACacgcctgtctgtgtgtgaccccgccagctgctcctcttcctcctctagctggttcttcctctgagctgtgCACAGCTTAGcgcctcctcttgtctcctctctcctcctccaggcagCGAGGGAGTTGGTGTTGGAGGTGATCCGGGAGAAGGACGGAGACTTCAGATCAGGACGCAACGACTTCAGCGCCCGATTGGGAGGAACCAACCTGGACGTAcgacgcgcgcgcacacacacacacacacacacacacacacacacacacacacacacacacactgttagcACCCGTTAGCAGCTTGTAGGCGACTGTCCATCGATGGCTCTTTTAAAGGGCGTTCATGAGGCGTCTGTCCCTGCAGGTTCCAGTTCCACGGTTTGCTGTCGGCATCGTGATCGGCAGGAACGGAGAAATGATCAAGAAGATCCAGAATGATGCTGGAGTCCGAATCCAGTTTAAAGCAGGTCTGTTTACACCAGGATAAACCAGAAATAAACTGGTGCAGTGACGCTCGTGTGATCTGTCTGCACCACAGTACTCGAGATCAAAACACCATTAAAATCCAGTTAGTTTTAACAGTAAAGTCTGTTTCTAGAGGAGCTCCAGATTAACCTGCTCTCTTTAAATCACGTCAtgacgacctttgacctctctgtgtcctccagacGATGGCATCAGTCCTGAGCGTGTCGCCATGGTGATGGGTCAGCCAGACCGCTGCCAGCATGCTGTCCACCTGATCAATGAGCTCATCCAGACTGCACAGGTAACAATTACAgtcagtcatttggcagacgcttttatccaaagcgacgtacatatgagattttcatacatcacaagcgAGGTTCTTCACAGGAGAGAACAACAGGAGTCAGCGCCCTAAcacaactttctggtccaactggacacAGGTGCTATGAGACAATGCTACGAAGTTGTGCAAGAAGTGCATAgagtctttttttaattattattatttaattaaagaacaaggtgttcagtaaagagtttggtctttagtctttttctaaagatcaTAAGGGACTCTGCAGCGCTCAGTGTTCccaaaaaccccaaaaaccCCAAAGCTAGAGACTTTGGGGTttttggaggtggcagcaccagGCGCCGTTCCTGGGCAGAGCGTAGTGGGTGGGAGGGAGCATAgacctgaatgagggagttcaggtaggttGGAGCAGTTTTGGTGGTAGTTTTGTAGGTGAGCATCAAGGACTTGATGCAGGCAGCAgctgggagccagtggagggatatgaacagcGGAGTGACATGTGCTCTTTGGGCTGGTTAAAGACCAGGCGAGCCGCCGCATTCTGGATCATCTGTAAAGGTTTTGGCGAGCATGGtgggagccctgccagtaagAATTACAGTAGTCGAGGCGTGATAgtagcagaagaagaagaagaagaatcggagggacaatcccctttattagtcacacaacaactacatacatgcatcacacgccatgcagattttggtgaaatttgtcctccgcctttatcccatcctggtcaccatcctccacggcagaccaggagcggtgggctgccacctgcccggggacccagtttcctttgtcaccggcggtcaggtggtgatcttcttgcatgtttttagtgggggtattttaaggaggataccccaggtgagcacggggagaacatgcaaactccacacagaaaggcccctttcctcgagcagcaggcactgaaggcatggtggaggacacgccccgGTGCCCACAGCAAGAAgtgaacctgggaccttctagctgtgaggcgacagcgttaccaccgtcccaccgtgccaccgcTTGAActaggagttgtgttgcatgctcagacaggtgggctctgatcttcctgatgtcGTACAGGGCATGACCGAGCAGTAGCAGTCACATGCTCTGAAAGTTAGCTGGTCATCGATCATGACGCCCAAGTTTCTGTCAGATTTTGCaggagtgagcagagctgagtcgAGCTGGAtgctgatctgttgttgtatagagggaCCGGCCAGGATGACGAGgagctcagtctttgacaggttaAGCTGAAGGTGGCGTTCCTTCATCCATGCAGAGATATCGGTGAGGCATGCTGATATCCGTGCAGAGACCGTGGGGTAGTCCAGGGAGGAGCTGGGTATCATCAGCATACGAATGGTATAGAGAAGAGAAGGGCTCCAAGCATTGACCCTTGTGGTACCCCTGTGGACAAGCAGTGGGATTTGGACACTTCtcccctccaaacacacacacacacacacacacactgaactctgATGGTGTTCACACACTTCTCTGTTCTCactcttctttgtgtgtgtgtttgtaggagCGTGATGGTTTCGGCTCGGCCCTGCGGGGTGGGAGGGTCAGAGGTCGTGGTGATTGGACTATGGGCTCTCCTGGTCCGCTACAGGAAGTGACCTACACCATCCCAGCTGACAAATGTGGCCTGGTCATCGGCAAAGGTAGGAGAGAAAGCCTTGTTCGGTGTGATTGGGGGGCTGTGGAAATGACCCCCCCTCATGTTCGCTCTGCGGTGGGCGTTCGGGATGTTGTGtcctgatgtgtttgtgttcaggaaCATTAAACTGTCAACACCTGTGACGTCTGTCAGACCTCTGTGACGACCTGAAACGCAGTacagtgcagtgaaaacacagtacAGTGAAGAAACGCAGTACAAattttgaatatcgatattcaaattcaaattttgaatatcgatattgaatcggaagacaaagtatcacgatatattgccatatcgatatttttgcccacccctacagtgcagtgaaaacacagtacAGTGAAGAAACACAGTACAGTGCAGTGAAGAAACGCAGTacagtgcagtgaaaacacagtacAGTGAAGAAACGCAGTACAGTGCAGTGAAGAAACGCAGTacagtgcagtgaaaacacagtacAGTGAAGAAACACAGTACAGTGCAGTGAAGAAACGCAGTacagtgcagtgaaaacacagtacAGTGAAGAAACGCAGTACAGTGCAGTGAAGAAACGCAGTactgtgcagtgaaaacacagtacAGTGAAGAAACGCAGTacagtgcagtgaaaacacagtacAGTGAAGAAACGCAGTACAGTGCAGTGAAGAAATGCAGTACAGTGCAGTGAAGAAATGCAGTACAGTGCAGTGAAGGAAGGATCTGCATTTGATCGGCCTTGTTTTAGTCGATACGCTCCTTTAAAATATTCCTCGATCAGCTTCTCAGCTCGTCACATTTTCTCATTCTGTGAAGAAAATTGGAAGTTTAGAAAATTACAAAACgttttcattaattaattaacattttaattagcATGAAACACAAACCACGTTATCTGAAGTGTTTCTGATCTGCAGCAGAACAACAGAACGAACAAACGAAGGATTCAGGACGAAAGCAGCATCAGCACCATCCACCTCTCAGACCTCTCAGACATCACCATTcaccagcctgtgtgtgtgtgtgtgtgtgtgtgtgtgtgtgtgtgtgtgtgtgtgtgtgtgtgtgtgtgtgtgtgtgtgtgtgtgtgtgtgtgcgtgtgtgtgtgtgtgtgtgtgtgtgtgtgtgtgtgtgtttgtgtgtgtgtgtcaagagGGTCGAGCAGCagcttccaaaataaaagctgcaggaaaaaagaaatgtcaagTGCCCATatggtctctgtgtgtgtgtgtgtgtgtgtgtgtgtgtgtgtgtgtgtgtgtgtgtgtgtgtgtgtgtgtgtgtctggtggtCTATTGTTGGTCGGGACTTTCTATTGGACAATACTGATGAATGTAGTCTGTCTGtgcacgtgcgcgcgcacacacacacacacacacacacacacacacacacactctgaagccttagaaaaatgtcctttaaaCGAATGAGTTTTAATTCTGTGGCTGcaatgcagtaaaaaaaatgaactaaatGAACTTTCAATAGAAACAAATATTGATTAGTTTATTGATGACATTTGATTGGTTCGCTGATTATTTATTGCGTGTCAGAATTAATGacataaaacattcattcagtcatttctgaCTCTTCAAGCATTAATGTTAGagccaaaaataaaacactgaacaaccACACCTGGTAAGATCCATCAGATCtgaattaaaacacaataaatatgaaaacacaataaatgaaTGGGGATCTTTATTCAGAGGGTGGAAACGTTTCTTTTTCAAACTTTGGCcattaaaaagtggatttatctTTGCTGACCTGAACTGTTTCAGTGAGAGCGCTGCAGGCGTAATCCCTCTGGACGTTTGGACGGCCTCAGCGTTTGTCCACTTCCACACTGACAGACTGGAAGTGTTCTGTAATGAGTCTGGAAACATcttggacagagacagaccttACTGTTAAAGAGTGACACCTTTTCAGTTTGACCAGAAACAGCCGCTGTGTCGCTCCACtgaagccaccagactccattcaaaaaaacagtaatttaacATCGGAAAACacgtttcattcattcaaactgacagaaacaaaataaaactcaaccAAACCTCAGTTCATCTTTCACCGCTCCAACAATCATCAccaactctggattggttgaaataaactctgaattcagccaatcaggagagaTGTGAGAGAGAGGACGGACATCAGAGGAGCACTAACTTTGATTATCAGTGGACGTTATGACCGGAGGGATTTAAAGATGCAGATTTTCATCTGTGTCGGCGTCGACGAGGCGACGGCTGGATGTGATGGAGCTTCAGTTTGTCCAGCAGGTGGTGGTCAGAGTTAGCTTCACGTTTAGCTCGTACTCCTCAGTGTTTAATCTGAATGTGAGTGACGGTCAACCATTGACGTCCCTTGTCTTaatgttgaaatgtgaaattctTCGTGTCTGCAGCAGAAGTTGCTTCGTGCTTCCAGTTAATAACCACATCCATCAGCTCGCTGCCATtaagctgtctgtgtgtccgcAGGTGGAGAAACCATTAAGAGTATTAACCAGCAGTCTGGAGCTCacgtggagctgcagaggaaccCTCCCCCCTCCAC from Chaetodon trifascialis isolate fChaTrf1 chromosome 6, fChaTrf1.hap1, whole genome shotgun sequence includes the following:
- the LOC139332835 gene encoding far upstream element-binding protein 3-like isoform X2; amino-acid sequence: MMAELVQGQASMNQPGLKSDGLADVLQRARQMVGKMGGEAMSHLNSSSGSVEPSLYYPGQKRPGEDGVGNQLAAMGHQRVITEDYKVPDRMVGFIIGRGGEQITRIQLESGCKIQIAADSGGLMERPCSLTGTPESIEQAKRLLVQIVDRCRNGPGFHGDGEGGASVQEMLIPASKVGLVIGRGGDTIKQLQERAGVKMMMIQDGPMPTGADKPLRISGDPYKVQAARELVLEVIREKDGDFRSGRNDFSARLGGTNLDVPVPRFAVGIVIGRNGEMIKKIQNDAGVRIQFKADDGISPERVAMVMGQPDRCQHAVHLINELIQTAQERDGFGSALRGGRVRGRGDWTMGSPGPLQEVTYTIPADKCGLVIGKGGETIKSINQQSGAHVELQRNPPPSTDPNTRVFTIRGTAQQMDLARQLIDDKIGGSGIMSNGGFGFSPFTQGPATHQNCGSGQTFLTGVWGNTYQTSWQNPGQQDPGQQSQPQSLMTDYSKAWEDYYKKQSQSSQQSSVPDYTAALAEYYRQQPYLWNPAPIQDH
- the LOC139332835 gene encoding far upstream element-binding protein 3-like isoform X1, with product MMAELVQGQASMNQPGLKSDGLADVLQRARQMVGKMGGEAMSHLNSSSGSVEPSLYYPGQKRPGEDGVGNQLAAMGHQSRVITEDYKVPDRMVGFIIGRGGEQITRIQLESGCKIQIAADSGGLMERPCSLTGTPESIEQAKRLLVQIVDRCRNGPGFHGDGEGGASVQEMLIPASKVGLVIGRGGDTIKQLQERAGVKMMMIQDGPMPTGADKPLRISGDPYKVQAARELVLEVIREKDGDFRSGRNDFSARLGGTNLDVPVPRFAVGIVIGRNGEMIKKIQNDAGVRIQFKADDGISPERVAMVMGQPDRCQHAVHLINELIQTAQERDGFGSALRGGRVRGRGDWTMGSPGPLQEVTYTIPADKCGLVIGKGGETIKSINQQSGAHVELQRNPPPSTDPNTRVFTIRGTAQQMDLARQLIDDKIGGSGIMSNGGFGFSPFTQGPATHQNCGSGQTFLTGVWGNTYQTSWQNPGQQDPGQQSQPQSLMTDYSKAWEDYYKKQSQSSQQSSVPDYTAALAEYYRQQPYLWNPAPIQDH
- the LOC139332835 gene encoding far upstream element-binding protein 3-like isoform X3, which produces MMAELVQGQASMNQPGLKSDGLADVLQRARQMVGKMGGEAMSHLNSSSGSVEPSLYYPGQKRPGEDGGNQLAAMGHQSRVITEDYKVPDRMVGFIIGRGGEQITRIQLESGCKIQIAADSGGLMERPCSLTGTPESIEQAKRLLVQIVDRCRNGPGFHGDGEGGASVQEMLIPASKVGLVIGRGGDTIKQLQERAGVKMMMIQDGPMPTGADKPLRISGDPYKVQAARELVLEVIREKDGDFRSGRNDFSARLGGTNLDVPVPRFAVGIVIGRNGEMIKKIQNDAGVRIQFKADDGISPERVAMVMGQPDRCQHAVHLINELIQTAQERDGFGSALRGGRVRGRGDWTMGSPGPLQEVTYTIPADKCGLVIGKGGETIKSINQQSGAHVELQRNPPPSTDPNTRVFTIRGTAQQMDLARQLIDDKIGGSGIMSNGGFGFSPFTQGPATHQNCGSGQTFLTGVWGNTYQTSWQNPGQQDPGQQSQPQSLMTDYSKAWEDYYKKQSQSSQQSSVPDYTAALAEYYRQQPYLWNPAPIQDH
- the LOC139332835 gene encoding far upstream element-binding protein 3-like isoform X4, producing the protein MMAELVQGQASMNQPGLKSDGLADVLQRARQMVGKMGGEAMSHLNSSSGSVEPSLYYPGQKRPGEDGGNQLAAMGHQRVITEDYKVPDRMVGFIIGRGGEQITRIQLESGCKIQIAADSGGLMERPCSLTGTPESIEQAKRLLVQIVDRCRNGPGFHGDGEGGASVQEMLIPASKVGLVIGRGGDTIKQLQERAGVKMMMIQDGPMPTGADKPLRISGDPYKVQAARELVLEVIREKDGDFRSGRNDFSARLGGTNLDVPVPRFAVGIVIGRNGEMIKKIQNDAGVRIQFKADDGISPERVAMVMGQPDRCQHAVHLINELIQTAQERDGFGSALRGGRVRGRGDWTMGSPGPLQEVTYTIPADKCGLVIGKGGETIKSINQQSGAHVELQRNPPPSTDPNTRVFTIRGTAQQMDLARQLIDDKIGGSGIMSNGGFGFSPFTQGPATHQNCGSGQTFLTGVWGNTYQTSWQNPGQQDPGQQSQPQSLMTDYSKAWEDYYKKQSQSSQQSSVPDYTAALAEYYRQQPYLWNPAPIQDH